In Salinirussus salinus, the following proteins share a genomic window:
- a CDS encoding ABC transporter permease, producing MATDTQTPSRASADRRQVWAGQARAFAERYARELFRNKVVLFWSVAFPVAFYLLTITVFIDTGAVPDTVVPYQKAGVAVSYGMFGAIVASLNSFGQQLAADFEADRYMQYRSLPLAPSADLAGRAVAGLALSVVAFVAVLVVAVPTGAAFSLRAAASVPVVVLAVLTFAVLWMMLAVVVATLVRDARYASVVTISIALGAYFLTGYNGTDPGAFAGPDWLLNWLPFTLATRLVSHNIVVFPDTGVLGSGSLLSVPSLSFGVGLLAATTLAAVAVGLLVMRHAVYGEVRP from the coding sequence ATGGCAACGGACACGCAGACACCCTCCAGAGCGAGTGCCGACCGGCGGCAGGTGTGGGCCGGCCAGGCCCGGGCCTTCGCCGAGCGGTACGCCCGCGAACTGTTCCGGAACAAGGTCGTCCTCTTCTGGTCGGTGGCCTTCCCGGTCGCCTTCTACCTGCTGACGATCACGGTGTTCATCGACACGGGGGCAGTCCCCGATACGGTCGTCCCCTACCAGAAGGCGGGTGTGGCGGTCAGCTACGGGATGTTCGGCGCCATCGTCGCCTCGCTGAACTCCTTCGGACAGCAGCTGGCGGCGGATTTCGAGGCCGACAGGTACATGCAGTACCGCTCGCTGCCGCTGGCGCCGAGTGCCGACCTGGCCGGCCGGGCGGTCGCGGGGCTGGCGCTGTCGGTCGTCGCCTTCGTCGCCGTCCTCGTCGTGGCGGTCCCGACCGGCGCGGCGTTTTCCCTGCGGGCGGCGGCGTCGGTCCCCGTCGTCGTGCTCGCGGTCCTCACCTTCGCCGTGCTGTGGATGATGCTCGCGGTCGTCGTGGCCACGCTCGTCCGGGACGCCCGGTACGCCTCCGTGGTCACGATCAGCATCGCGCTGGGCGCGTACTTCCTGACCGGGTACAACGGCACCGACCCCGGCGCCTTCGCCGGGCCGGACTGGCTGCTGAACTGGCTGCCCTTCACGCTCGCGACCCGGCTCGTCAGCCACAACATCGTGGTGTTCCCCGATACTGGAGTGCTCGGGTCGGGCTCGCTGCTCTCGGTCCCCTCGCTTTCCTTCGGCGTCGGGCTGCTGGCCGCGACGACTCTGGCCGCCGTCGCCGTCGGCCTGCTGGTCATGCGCCACGCCGTCTACGGGGAGGTGCGGCCATGA
- a CDS encoding vWA domain-containing protein: MASIETEVNRPAVPPEGARITAEVDVEPGEQTGGVERHIALCIDTSGSMSGAKISRARDGASWVFGLLEPTDYVSVVAFDSTAEVLLGPVRWGDLGRDEAMGMVEELSAGGGTDMYAGLETASESLASLDHDPGASGDAVRRLLLLSDGKDKDHTVAEFEGLARDIDGSGVRIEAAGIGEDYNQDTIRTLGTTARGKWTHLEEAGDIEAFFGEAVESASQVVAADAELELDAANGVEVSDIYRALPQAQDVEPEWEANTATVKLPDLTERERQRVVMKVAAPAHDPAEGVPLVQVRLRARGDEATDRITVDYSEESEELAEANEEVQLDHQETVVRTELGKGNVEAAETQVEQMTRIHGETEVVEDVARETQVVKEGGKAERSRATEIVDEERIE; this comes from the coding sequence ATGGCGAGCATCGAGACCGAGGTTAACAGGCCGGCGGTCCCGCCGGAGGGCGCGCGGATCACGGCCGAGGTCGACGTCGAGCCGGGCGAGCAGACCGGCGGCGTCGAGCGTCACATCGCGCTCTGTATCGACACCAGCGGGTCGATGAGCGGTGCGAAGATCAGCCGTGCCCGGGACGGCGCGTCCTGGGTGTTCGGCCTCCTGGAACCGACCGACTACGTCAGCGTCGTGGCCTTCGACTCGACCGCTGAGGTACTGCTGGGACCGGTTCGCTGGGGCGACCTCGGCCGGGACGAGGCGATGGGGATGGTCGAGGAACTTTCGGCGGGCGGCGGCACGGACATGTACGCCGGGCTGGAGACCGCCAGCGAGTCGCTGGCGTCGCTCGACCACGACCCCGGAGCGAGCGGTGACGCGGTTCGCCGGCTCCTCCTGCTCTCGGACGGCAAGGACAAGGACCACACCGTCGCGGAGTTCGAGGGGCTGGCCCGCGACATCGACGGCTCGGGCGTCCGGATCGAGGCCGCGGGGATCGGCGAGGACTACAACCAGGACACGATCCGCACCCTGGGAACGACCGCCCGGGGGAAGTGGACCCACCTGGAGGAAGCCGGGGACATCGAGGCCTTCTTCGGCGAGGCCGTCGAGTCCGCCTCCCAGGTCGTGGCCGCCGACGCGGAACTCGAACTCGACGCGGCAAACGGCGTGGAGGTCAGCGACATCTACCGGGCGCTCCCCCAGGCCCAGGACGTCGAGCCCGAGTGGGAGGCGAACACCGCCACGGTGAAGCTGCCGGACCTCACCGAACGGGAGCGCCAGCGTGTCGTGATGAAGGTGGCGGCGCCGGCCCACGACCCCGCGGAGGGGGTCCCGCTCGTCCAGGTGCGGCTGCGGGCCCGCGGCGACGAGGCGACCGACCGGATCACCGTCGACTACAGCGAGGAGAGCGAGGAGCTCGCGGAGGCAAACGAGGAGGTCCAGCTCGACCACCAGGAGACGGTCGTCCGCACCGAACTCGGCAAGGGAAACGTCGAGGCCGCGGAGACGCAGGTCGAGCAGATGACCCGGATCCACGGCGAGACCGAGGTCGTCGAGGACGTCGCCCGCGAGACCCAGGTCGTCAAGGAGGGCGGCAAGGCCGAACGCAGCCGGGCGACGGAGATCGTCGACGAGGAGCGGATAGAGTGA
- a CDS encoding ABC transporter ATP-binding protein: protein MTAIESRGVAKEFGADDVVRGADLAVEEGEVLLLMGPNGVGKTVLLSCLAGSREPTEGAVEVFGRPVGEDGGDSLTFLLQDSMAVETLTGRENVDFYSRLHHRFTDRWREYVDRLGLTDDLDKRVEHYSEGMKRKLELALTMGVDVPVYLLDEPTAGVDLTNIQRFHDIILEARDAGKTVLVSSHRPIDANIADRVAFMPDGTVSTVGEPDGLMEQVPTVVRVTGSEAMRTAEEYVDGQLFPVGGEARGFLAEDVAFEDLAGAVESGGVERIDPTYTDLFNYYIHVEP, encoded by the coding sequence ATGACCGCCATCGAGAGCCGCGGCGTCGCGAAGGAGTTCGGCGCCGACGACGTCGTCCGCGGGGCCGACCTGGCCGTCGAGGAAGGGGAAGTCCTCCTGTTGATGGGACCGAACGGGGTCGGGAAGACGGTCCTGCTCTCCTGTCTCGCGGGCAGCCGGGAGCCCACGGAAGGGGCCGTCGAGGTGTTCGGGCGCCCGGTCGGGGAAGACGGCGGCGACAGCCTGACCTTCCTGCTGCAGGATTCGATGGCCGTCGAGACGCTGACCGGCCGGGAGAACGTCGACTTCTACTCGCGGCTCCACCACCGCTTCACCGACCGCTGGCGCGAGTACGTCGACCGGCTGGGGTTGACCGACGACCTGGACAAGCGCGTCGAGCACTACTCCGAGGGGATGAAACGGAAGCTCGAGCTCGCGCTGACGATGGGCGTCGACGTGCCGGTCTACCTGCTCGACGAACCCACCGCTGGCGTCGACCTGACCAACATTCAGCGTTTCCACGACATCATCCTCGAGGCACGCGACGCGGGCAAGACCGTCCTGGTCTCCAGCCACCGCCCCATCGACGCCAACATCGCCGACCGGGTGGCGTTCATGCCCGACGGCACGGTCTCGACGGTCGGCGAGCCCGACGGACTGATGGAGCAGGTGCCGACGGTGGTCCGCGTGACCGGCAGCGAGGCTATGCGGACCGCCGAGGAGTACGTCGACGGCCAGCTGTTCCCCGTCGGCGGGGAGGCGCGGGGCTTTCTCGCCGAAGACGTCGCGTTCGAGGACCTGGCGGGGGCCGTCGAGAGCGGGGGCGTCGAGCGCATCGACCCGACCTACACAGACCTGTTCAACTACTACATCCACGTCGAACCATGA
- a CDS encoding universal stress protein encodes MVILAAVGEKRDQERVIGQAADLATAYGDDLQVLHVIPEDEADSHLEELRSIDEFSDVSFTAEESRARDVARTMAETALGETELGNVEPVGRIGDPASTIIAEADAVGPRYLVVGGRKRSPTGKAIFGSVTQSVILNAECPVVTVLSEP; translated from the coding sequence ATGGTGATACTGGCCGCGGTCGGGGAGAAACGCGACCAGGAGCGGGTCATCGGGCAGGCCGCCGACCTCGCCACGGCCTACGGCGACGACCTGCAGGTGCTTCACGTCATCCCGGAAGACGAGGCGGACAGCCACCTCGAGGAACTCCGGTCGATCGACGAGTTCAGCGACGTGTCGTTCACCGCCGAGGAGAGCCGGGCCCGGGATGTCGCGCGGACGATGGCCGAGACTGCGCTCGGGGAGACGGAACTGGGGAACGTGGAGCCGGTCGGGCGGATCGGCGACCCCGCGAGCACGATCATCGCGGAGGCGGACGCGGTCGGCCCGCGGTATCTCGTGGTCGGCGGGAGAAAGCGGTCGCCGACGGGGAAGGCCATCTTCGGCAGCGTGACCCAGTCCGTGATACTCAACGCCGAGTGTCCGGTGGTCACCGTACTGTCGGAGCCCTGA
- a CDS encoding winged helix-turn-helix domain-containing protein: protein MEFDKLVHQPTRLQVFAYLYRHGETGFSDLVEELDLTEGNLASHLQRMEEAEAVAVHKEFVDRKPRTTYELTEEGRELFEEHIETLEALIGDLDG from the coding sequence ATGGAGTTCGACAAGCTCGTCCACCAGCCGACGCGACTCCAGGTGTTCGCCTACCTCTACCGGCACGGCGAGACGGGCTTTTCGGACCTGGTCGAGGAACTCGACCTGACCGAGGGCAACCTCGCCAGCCACCTCCAGCGGATGGAGGAAGCGGAGGCCGTCGCGGTCCACAAGGAGTTCGTCGACCGCAAGCCCCGCACGACCTACGAACTCACCGAGGAGGGCCGGGAGCTGTTCGAGGAGCACATCGAGACCCTGGAGGCGCTGATCGGCGACCTCGACGGGTAG